From Salminus brasiliensis chromosome 12, fSalBra1.hap2, whole genome shotgun sequence:
GCAGAGCGCCATGGGGCTGGAGGACAGTGGCCCCGCCCCTTTTGGACAGAACCGTAAACCCGCCCCTACAAAAtcggcctcctcctcctctctctactCGTCGTCTTGCGTGGCGCTCTCATTCTCGTCGTCCAACCCCAAGCTGGCGAAGAACGGCACCAACCTGCAGCTGAAGGAGACCCAGCTGGACCTCAATAAGAAGGACAAGAACCGCAACGACGTCAGCGACTGGCCGGACTGCTTCGGCAAGGACAAGGAGAAGAGCGCCCCCTTCAGGCGGAGGACAAAGAGCTTCTTGGAGTACCATCGCGAAGAAGATGAAGAGCCTTCCAACAGTCCAGGGAAGGAGCTCGAGACCCCAGTTGTGGAGAAGCCACTCCTGCCCCAGCTGGAGCCTCAAGCTTGGGTCAAAGAGAACCGGGTGGAGGTCCACCTCACGCTGCCCCAGAACCACCTGCTCCTGCTGCCCGGAGAAGAGGAGGACCAGAGCCCTCCCCACTCTCACCTGAGCCAGATGGAGGTGCTCCACCCCAACAAGGAGCAGCTGAACCGGACGAAGGACACCGCAGGGGAGGACATGGGCTCTCCTGCCAGGCCCAGGCTGCAGGTGCTGTCCGGTCTGGGGCAGAGAGTCGAGCGGGCCGAGGCGCCTCCCAGGCAGGAGAAACAGGTGGAGGAAGAGgcggaggaagaggaagactcCAGCTGGACGACTCTGTCTCAGGAGAGTCCGTCCATAGAGACGCCGCAGGAGACAGGTGACGATATATGACGATACCTgctgtgcgtctgtgtgtgtaggtgtgtttgtTCACTGCCTGTGTGTACAGCAGGTGTATGGAGTGACCCAGTGCTGCCCCCTGGCTGGAGGGAGGTGGAAGACGTGTCTGACGTTTATTTCTGGCACATTCCCACCGGGACCACCCAGCGGGAGCGGCCCGTAATCCCTGCCGACCACCGCCCTCCCGACCCAGACCAGCTGCCGGAGGGGGCGAGGGGGGTCACCTCCCTGTCTGTCCCCTCCTCGAAGACGCAGAGTGAGGTACGTCCGTCCTTGAGTGGTAAACGTCCGTCCtcatttttttacttatttatttactatttatttattaaattcaaTGATAATAaagaaatctgtgtgtgtgtgtgtgtatacagaggCCTAGTAGCATTGTGTCAGACAGTTCAGTAGAGCCTGTGCCTTCATCATCTGCCTCTTCACCCTCCTCATCTTCCCTCTGCTTGGAAGGGAGCGGACCTGCGAGCAGCTTCCTCAACAACAACTACCTGGTAACATCGGCTCTCCGGCAGAAGCTCTGTCCTGCTCCAGCGAGAATTCCAGTCCTAAATATCGTTCTCTCCACAGGACCTGAAGGAGGCCTCCATCCACCTCGACTCCAAGGAGCGAGAGAGCCGtagaggagaggagcagagagagcagagagagagagagagacggagagtggaggagcagagagagcgagagagccggagagtggaggagaggagggagcgagagagagtgtgtgaaggagccCGCTGCATGCCTTACAGCTACGTGAACCTGAGGTACCAGCGAATGCAGTCCTAATGGCAGTGCGCTACCATTCTCCgtacatagcaaccacttagaaacaccatagcaaccacttgggatgcTATAGCAAGCTAACATCTAACACAATAGCAGCCACCTATCAATTACCTGAGATACCATTCAGCAACTGTCTAGAAACCACCTGctaaccactaagcaactccttagcaaccacttggcaacaccaaaGCGACCACTTAGCGACACCACAGAAGCCATCTGGAATATCTAGCAACTGCCTAGTAACCACTTATTAACCACTAATCaacctcatagcaaccacttggcaactcCATAGTACCAcctgaaaaaaaacacttattaaCCAGTAAGCAATACCAtatcaacaccataacaacaagCTGTGTTAGATATACATATTTGCTGTGTAATTTTTGtcagcaactccatagcaagcacctggcAACGTCTCAGCAACAACTTAGcgacaccaaagcaaccacctaacgACAGCATTGAAACCACCTATCGGCCACCTTGAATACAGTCTAGCCATGGCCAAGTAAGCACTTATTAACCACTAAactccataacaaccacctggcaactttatagcaacaacctagcaacaccatgacaaccacctagcaaccacctatcaatCACCTAGGATACCATCTAGCAACTGCCTAAAACCACCTGTTAAGCagctccatagcaaccatctagcaccACTAAAGCAACCAACACCATAGAAAACACCTATCGATTACCTGGAATGCCATCTAGCAACTGCCTAGTAGCCACTTATTAACCACTAATCAAcctcatagcagccacctataAACTCCATAGTAACAACCCAGCAAgttcatagcaaccatctagcaactccAAAGCATCGACCACCTGGAATACCGTCCTGTAACTGCTTAGTAGTCACTTATTAACCAGTAAGCagttccatagcaaccacctagaaacaccaaagcaacaccatagcaacaagcTGTGATAGATGTACATATTCGTTGTGTACTTTTAGCTGTGTCATGCTGATTAATTTTAGTGTATTGGAAAGACTGTTTTTTAAGTTTTGTTGTTTAAGgcaaggtctctctctctcctttcctctctctctttccacagAGCTAAAGTGGCGCCTGCTCCTGCCGACACCGTCATCCCCATCGACGACCTGGAGTCGCAGGTGAGTGCCTGTGAGCTCCTGCTCAGATCTGAGTCAGACATCTGACCACGGAGTCACCCCCCCGCAAGAGCGACGGCGGTGATCCAGTGCCATCGTGGGGCTGCAGGAGGAACCGCATctgttgcttttgcttttgttgcCACCTGCTGGCAGTACAAACACACTGCATGCTTAGTTTCAGGAGGGCGAGTGAGGGGTGTAGGGGCTGCGGGGAGCACAATTTCTAAATACTAACTGCTAAACGCAGTGCATTATGGGATTGCATCACCCAAAGAATGGTGGGACGGCATCGGCACCTGAAACTTTGATGatcagtggtggtgaatggtaTCAGGCGCCTGAACCTCTTaaagctccctcacagcttttaaTGGTTATGAATGCACTGATTTACTGGTTTGCTAAGGCCCATGCACagcggagggatacatgcagagacaaaatagtccccaaCAGATGTCAGATTATGTGggtatattaataataatagtgtgtgtgtgttgctgcagGTGTTCCGGGTGCGATCTCTGGGCTGGATGGAGGTGTATGAGGCGGACATGGTGGCTGGCAGGAGCAGTGCCGTGGTCAGCGACTGCATCAGACTCCTGCAGCACCCGGACACACCCCCGTACACACACGCACTCCGccggagagagcgagcgagtgcGGGCGAGCGAGAGGTAACACAATACTGTTAAAAAGCGGTGTTGTTATAACCATAGTAACtgcattaaagggcccataccaTGCAAAATGCAGATGTGCTCTCCTAATGAGCTAAACTTGCTGTGGTATGTACAAACATGCTAAATTCAAGTTCACACGCTCCCAGTCCACTTCGTCTGAATAATTACGCTTCGTCCTTTTGAAAACGTATCATTTTTTTGATGTCACAAAAATCAAAGcgttattcatttaaaatgcagtAGTATCCTCAATGCCTGAGCAATGCACATTCAGTATGTTACACAGCGGAATTCGACTTCCTCAGCTCCTCAGTCCATTCAGCCCATATATGGGAGCTGCAAAAGCACTAATATTCGACCCATTTTGCAGTTCgtcatttttgtgatgtcacaaacaccAATGCATTTACATACGCCTGCCTATTTCTATTGCTTCAGCTACAGCCGTTGATTCACGCCCTAAACAATATGTGTATAATTGTGTGTAAGGGGGTTTTGCAGCCTGGCTGCTTTTTACACAAGGCACGGCACAAACGAGGCAGCTAATCTAAgcagagctaaacagagctcatttgcatataatCGTAAAcacagtcttaaaggcacagtgaccAATTTTCCCGTCTGCAGGTTAGAATTCCCTGTGTCTGATGATGGTTTCAGGCTAGGCTTTAGAACGCAGCTATTATCTATTGTTGACCAAACCGAGATGCAGGAGTAGAagatgtgagttaggagaacctTGGAGAACCTATATATTTTATAGTGAGGTGGATGCTGAGGGAAGCTACATTCATTTTCCCCTTGGTCTTTCTCAGGGGAAAGCGATGCTGCTGGTTCTGCAGGACATCACATTGACCCTGATTGACCCCGTTGACCACACCCTACTCCACTCCCAGCCAGTCAGCAGCATCCGAGTGTGGGGCGTGGGGCGGGACCACAGCAGGTTGGTGTAAATCAGTCAGGCCCTACATTCATGAACAAAGGGTGTTCTTGGAGGGTTCTTTGGTAAAGATGACATTTCGAAGATCCCTATGGTTCTTTAAGTGGTGTATCAATGTTCTTCAGGTTCCACCATTGTTACGGGTACTATGTAGAACCCTCGTTTCTTGCATGATGATGAAGTACAGAGGTACAGCAGCAGAAGAGCAGTGACTACACTGCATTTCTAAAATATTGCCACTAGAGGGCGGCAGTGTAGTGCATTTATCTCTGGCACTGGCACAGCGGGACGCTCCGTCCTGTCCCCTGGTCTGACTGTTTAATTTCCCTCTttcccacccctctctctctctctctctctctttctctctctctctcgctctcgctctctctctctctcgcccccctctctctctttctcgccccCTCTCTGTGTCTTGAGGGTGATGAAAGTTTTAGTGCCCTGTCTCTATGGTAATGGAAAAGACATGTCAAAGAGAAGTGAGGATACAGGCTGaagggaaagagaggggggtgagaaagcgagagagagagagaggggggtgaggGGACATGATGTAGAAGGGGGTAGAAGAGGGGAGGAGGTAgaagaggggagggagagagaacaagCCCCACCTCTACACCctttaaacaaaacacaatatggtcaaaaatattgggacacctaggtattatttatcctgcttttgttggagtgactgtctctactgtccatccatgttgtgaggatttgattgcactcagccacaagagcattagtaagatcaggatgttggatggttgatcaccaccccacctcatcatcccaactcatcccaaaagtactggatggagctcctccaccatcactccagagaacacagttcttccactgctccacagctcctcaatgctggggggctttatacccctctagcccacgcctggcattattaggcagcatggagccaatagggtcatgatgatgatctgctccagagagtcctattctattggcagcacttcttctctacagggactagacaaactgtgtgtgtgcatttattaaaaggggtgtccacaaacatttggacatatagtgtaccaaTTCTAGTGTAGAATTAGTGACTATGATAAAATACAGCTGCGATTAAGGCACATTGTTCCCAGcaccccccctacacacacacacaaacacacacacacacactcacacacatacacacacagtgttcagTTCTGATCCGGTCTCAGACTGTGGTGGTGTCAGAAATATtcattattcaaaaacacacacacacgcacacacacgcacacacacacacatgcagtgcagtgtgcagtgtgctgCAGTCTGTAGGGACCAGACTGTGTTTGtgacacactgctgctgctgctgccactgaaatacacacacacacacacacacacacacacacacacacacacacacaagcagggGCTGCCTTATCATGCATATTTGAGCCTGCACTATCGGAGATGTCCTGCAGATGGCAGTACAGATCagacatttttgttgttttttattattttttgttttgttttgcgtCCGATAAATCACCGAATTGCTCTTTGTGTTGTGTGAAAACCTCGTAATGAACCGAGCAGCAGAAACTCTCCAGCATGGCAGAGAAAAATGCCcgtttccattgacttccattgcaGGATAAGAGAGCACTTAAAGGGCCGAACCCCGTTTAATCAAGTAACAAAACATATCCAGTCCATAACGTCCATATCTGAAAACTACAACTCGTTTtcggttctagagccgaactcttctcagaactctggtagaacagtgtctcaggcatcaggcagcgtcttcatcaccattaggtgaagaactttctgtgaggagcttttattagagcttcagacgtctgcttcccttcacctccactgtagaaccacagctctgactggaggagcttatctagaacctccactgtagaattccagctctgactgggggagcttatctagaacctccactgtagaactccagctctgactggaggaggttatctagaaccgagaaCTTCAGAGCAGATCTACTCAGGATGACTTTGTTCATATTTTAGCTGTTTAATTATGCGTTCCTTTGTAAGCTGTGGTCTCATCACATATTCTCAGATGAAAGAAAGAGGATCTAAAAGTTttcagagagcgagcgagcgagagagagagagagagagagagagagagagagagagagagagactgtgactGTCCCTCTGCATCACTGGAGAACATCACAGGAATGCagtacacactctcactctctctctctctcacacacacacacacacacacacagttgtataCAATATGAATGAGTCTTGGATCTCGGAGGGATGAGGGGTCCGCGGGTCGATGAAGTCACAGCTCTATTTCTGGAGCACTCAGCgtttctctctgtttgtgtgtgtgactgtgtgcgtgtgtgtgtgagtgtgtgtgtgagtgtgtgtatgtgcacgtgGCTTTGTGGTGATGAAGTCATACGTCTATATCTGGAGCACTCAGAAACGCTAAAGCCCCCAAACCCCTCTTCATTGccttccatctttctttctctctttctctctctctttatctctctctctctctatctctctctatctctctctctctctctctctctctttatctctctctctctctatctctgtcccGAATCCTTGGCTCACCTGCGTCCCGCAGAGAGGGCGAGAGATGGAGAcagaaagggaagagagagagaggatcaaataaatacagagagagagagagagagagagagagagagagaggtgtaaaATGAAGAGTAAGAGAGACTGAGGGGTAAAGTGACAGTCAcaaagaggtggagagagagaaggggggatAGAGACGGGGTGAGGGAggacagggagagggagagagaatcgagggcagagtgagagagagaaatagaaggATAGAAGGTGGAgatagagaagagagagagatcgagagagatagaaagagagagagagagagagagagagagaggtgaaataAAGAGTAAGAGAGACTGTGAGGTAAAGTGAGAGTCAGTCAGgtggagagagaaaaatagaaggcagagagacatacagagagagagagagagagagagagagagagatgtgaaactaaaTGAGAGAGCAAAGGGAAAGtaagagggggagggagggaacGAGGTGAGGCAGAGCGGGGAGGAgcggggaggagagagagagagagagagagagagaggttctcTCAGTGAGCTGAGAGGCAGTAGGGCTGAGGTCTCTCgtccagagagagtgagggagagagagagagagaggaggaacggTAGAAggagagggatttgaaggaggagagaggaggaggagaaaggaggaggTGACGGAGGAGTGGAGAAAAGCGCAGTGAGTGtgtgcgactgtgtgtgtgtgactgtgtgtgtgtgtgactgtgtgtgtgtgtgtgactgtgtgtgtgagggatcGCTGGTCGCCGCAGCGATGAGAGTACCGACCCGGAGAGGAGATGTCTGAGTCTGTGAGTACACACTCCTCCATCTGCATCCCTCCatccccacctcctcctccttctctctctctctctctctctcttctgttctgcctctttgtctctctctccacccatccatccctctctctctctctctattcatcCCTCTGTTCTTTCTGCGAGTTGCTGctgctgtggtgtgtgtgtgtgtgtgtgtgtgtgtgtgtgtgtgtgaaaaacagAGAGATAGAGCAGAGGGACGAGCGCAGATCCTTTCTTTTACTGCTCTGCTGCAGAGTTATGCATTAGTggggagtgagtgtgtgtgtgagtgtgtgagtgtgtgagtgtgtgtgtgtgtgtgtgtgtgtgtgtgtggagtggggGAAGGAAAGACAAGTATGAAAGATGGGGTGGAACTCTCCGGATCTGTTGGGAAAAGGGGGGATAGGGATAgggattggtgtgtgtgtgt
This genomic window contains:
- the apbb2a gene encoding amyloid beta precursor protein binding family B member 2 isoform X4, yielding MMSLHKPSLRRSASTLESTNRGGSGVTPPTTLNLRTSHNQQLGRDIIKEGVVSVAAEMQGSAPPPKSRHKYALTNLQSAMGLEDSGPAPFGQNRKPAPTKSASSSSLYSSSCVALSFSSSNPKLAKNGTNLQLKETQLDLNKKDKNRNDVSDWPDCFGKDKEKSAPFRRRTKSFLEYHREEDEEPSNSPGKELETPVVEKPLLPQLEPQAWVKENRVEVHLTLPQNHLLLLPGEEEDQSPPHSHLSQMEVLHPNKEQLNRTKDTAGEDMGSPARPRLQVLSGLGQRVERAEAPPRQEKQVEEEAEEEEDSSWTTLSQESPSIETPQETAGVWSDPVLPPGWREVEDVSDVYFWHIPTGTTQRERPVIPADHRPPDPDQLPEGARGVTSLSVPSSKTQSERPSSIVSDSSVEPVPSSSASSPSSSSLCLEGSGPASSFLNNNYLDLKEASIHLDSKERESRRGEEQREQRERERRRVEEQRERESRRVEERRERERVCEGARCMPYSYVNLRAKVAPAPADTVIPIDDLESQVFRVRSLGWMEVYEADMVAGRSSAVVSDCIRLLQHPDTPPYTHALRRRERASAGEREGKAMLLVLQDITLTLIDPVDHTLLHSQPVSSIRVWGVGRDHSRDFAYVARDKNTRVLKCHVFQCDSPAEAIAASLHQICSKIMAERKNAKVAAGGSSLPGSDVPLQVEFPTPKTELQQSFHVLYLGMTSVSRPIGMDIINGAIDSLLSSTGKEDWTAVLLNVEDATVSVIKEKEEEEEVLVECRVRFLSFMGVGRDIHTFAFIMDSGNQHFQCHVFWCEPNAGTVSEAVQSACVKCLVARSPSQKAASSSPPPSESVTRRVTTSVKRGVQSIIDTLKKKPSPELPHQ
- the apbb2a gene encoding amyloid beta precursor protein binding family B member 2 isoform X1; the protein is MMSLHKPSLRRSASTLESTNRGGSGVTPPTTLNLRTSHNQQLGRDIIKEGVVSVAAEMQGSAPPPKSRHKYALTNLQSAMGLEDSGPAPFGQNRKPAPTKSASSSSLYSSSCVALSFSSSNPKLAKNGTNLQLKETQLDLNKKDKNRNDVSDWPDCFGKDKEKSAPFRRRTKSFLEYHREEDEEPSNSPGKELETPVVEKPLLPQLEPQAWVKENRVEVHLTLPQNHLLLLPGEEEDQSPPHSHLSQMEVLHPNKEQLNRTKDTAGEDMGSPARPRLQVLSGLGQRVERAEAPPRQEKQVEEEAEEEEDSSWTTLSQESPSIETPQETAGVWSDPVLPPGWREVEDVSDVYFWHIPTGTTQRERPVIPADHRPPDPDQLPEGARGVTSLSVPSSKTQSERPSSIVSDSSVEPVPSSSASSPSSSSLCLEGSGPASSFLNNNYLDLKEASIHLDSKERESRRGEEQREQRERERRRVEEQRERESRRVEERRERERVCEGARCMPYSYVNLRAKVAPAPADTVIPIDDLESQVFRVRSLGWMEVYEADMVAGRSSAVVSDCIRLLQHPDTPPYTHALRRRERASAGEREGKAMLLVLQDITLTLIDPVDHTLLHSQPVSSIRVWGVGRDHSRDFAYVARDKNTRVLKCHVFQCDSPAEAIAASLHQICSKIMAERKNAKVAAGGSSLPGSDVPLQVEFPTPKTELQQSFHVLYLGMTSVSRPIGMDIINGAIDSLLSSTGKEDWTAVLLNVEDATVSVIKEKEEEEEVLVECRVRFLSFMGVGRDIHTFAFIMDSGNQHFQCHVFWCEPNAGTVSEAVQSACVLRYQKCLVARSPSQKAASSSPPPSESVTRRVTTSVKRGVQSIIDTLKKKPSPELPHQ
- the apbb2a gene encoding amyloid beta precursor protein binding family B member 2 isoform X2 — translated: MMSLHKPSLRRSASTLESTNRGGSGVTPPTTLNLRTSHNQQLGRDIIKEGVVSVAAEMQGSAPPPKSRHKYALTNLQSAMGLEDSGPAPFGQNRKPAPTKSASSSSLYSSSCVALSFSSSNPKLAKNGTNLQLKETQLDLNKKDKNRNDVSDWPDCFGKDKEKSAPFRRRTKSFLEYHREEDEEPSNSPGKELETPVVEKPLLPQLEPQAWVKENRVEVHLTLPQNHLLLLPGEEEDQSPPHSHLSQMEVLHPNKEQLNRTKDTAGEDMGSPARPRLQVLSGLGQRVERAEAPPRQEKQVEEEAEEEEDSSWTTLSQESPSIETPQETAGVWSDPVLPPGWREVEDVSDVYFWHIPTGTTQRERPVIPADHRPPDPDQLPEGARGVTSLSVPSSKTQSERPSSIVSDSSVEPVPSSSASSPSSSSLCLEGSGPASSFLNNNYLDLKEASIHLDSKERESRRGEEQREQRERERRRVEEQRERESRRVEERRERERVCEGARCMPYSYVNLRAKVAPAPADTVIPIDDLESQVFRVRSLGWMEVYEADMVAGRSSAVVSDCIRLLQHPDTPPYTHALRRRERASAGEREGKAMLLVLQDITLTLIDPVDHTLLHSQPVSSIRVWGVGRDHSRDFAYVARDKNTRVLKCHVFQCDSPAEAIAASLHQICSKIMAERKNAKVAAGGSSLPGSDVPLQEFPTPKTELQQSFHVLYLGMTSVSRPIGMDIINGAIDSLLSSTGKEDWTAVLLNVEDATVSVIKEKEEEEEVLVECRVRFLSFMGVGRDIHTFAFIMDSGNQHFQCHVFWCEPNAGTVSEAVQSACVLRYQKCLVARSPSQKAASSSPPPSESVTRRVTTSVKRGVQSIIDTLKKKPSPELPHQ
- the apbb2a gene encoding amyloid beta precursor protein binding family B member 2 isoform X3 translates to MMSLHKPSLRRSASTLESTNRGGSGVTPPTTLNLRTSHNQQLGRDIIKEGVVSVAAEMQGSAPPPKSRHKYALTNLQSAMGLEDSGPAPFGQNRKPAPTKSASSSSLYSSSCVALSFSSSNPKLAKNGTNLQLKETQLDLNKKDKNRNDVSDWPDCFGKDKEKSAPFRRRTKSFLEYHREEDEEPSNSPGKELETPVVEKPLLPQLEPQAWVKENRVEVHLTLPQNHLLLLPGEEEDQSPPHSHLSQMEVLHPNKEQLNRTKDTAGEDMGSPARPRLQVLSGLGQRVERAEAPPRQEKQVEEEAEEEEDSSWTTLSQESPSIETPQETGVWSDPVLPPGWREVEDVSDVYFWHIPTGTTQRERPVIPADHRPPDPDQLPEGARGVTSLSVPSSKTQSERPSSIVSDSSVEPVPSSSASSPSSSSLCLEGSGPASSFLNNNYLDLKEASIHLDSKERESRRGEEQREQRERERRRVEEQRERESRRVEERRERERVCEGARCMPYSYVNLRAKVAPAPADTVIPIDDLESQVFRVRSLGWMEVYEADMVAGRSSAVVSDCIRLLQHPDTPPYTHALRRRERASAGEREGKAMLLVLQDITLTLIDPVDHTLLHSQPVSSIRVWGVGRDHSRDFAYVARDKNTRVLKCHVFQCDSPAEAIAASLHQICSKIMAERKNAKVAAGGSSLPGSDVPLQVEFPTPKTELQQSFHVLYLGMTSVSRPIGMDIINGAIDSLLSSTGKEDWTAVLLNVEDATVSVIKEKEEEEEVLVECRVRFLSFMGVGRDIHTFAFIMDSGNQHFQCHVFWCEPNAGTVSEAVQSACVLRYQKCLVARSPSQKAASSSPPPSESVTRRVTTSVKRGVQSIIDTLKKKPSPELPHQ